The Juglans microcarpa x Juglans regia isolate MS1-56 chromosome 2S, Jm3101_v1.0, whole genome shotgun sequence genome has a window encoding:
- the LOC121252581 gene encoding dihydrodipicolinate reductase-like protein CRR1, chloroplastic isoform X2, with product MAALSCPFHPKVYKSSQNIKARPSISCSMQPSQSNTKVIVNGAAKEIGRAAVIAVTRARGMEVAGAVDSHLVGEDIGKVCDMEDPLEIPIINDLTMVLGSISQSKATGVVIDFTDPSTVYDNVKQATAFGMKSVVYVPRIKPDTITALSVLCEKASMGCLVAPTLSIGSILLQQAAISASFHYNNVEIVESRASPKDLPSPDAVQIARNLSNLGQIYNRQDISTDVLARGQVLGEDGVRVHSLVLPGLPSSTTVHFSGPGEVYSLKHDITNVQCLMPGLILAIRKVVRLKNLVYGLEKFL from the exons ATGGCGGCCTTGAGCTGCCCATTTCACCCTAAAGTCTACAAGAGTTCTCAAAATATTAAAGCTAGACCTTCCATCTCTTGCTCAATGCAGCCTTCTCAAAGTAATACCAAG GTTATTGTGAATGGAGCAGCAAAAGAAATAGGAAGGGCAGCAGTAATTGCAGTGACCAGAGCTAGAGGAATGGAGGTGGCTGGTGCAGTGGATTCCCATCTTGTGGGAGAAGATATTGGGAAG GTATGTGACATGGAAGATCCACTAGAAATTCCCATAATAAATGACCTCACCATGGTATTGGGTTCCATATCTCAG TCAAAAGCAACAGGAGTTGTCATTGATTTCACTGACCCTTCGACTGTATATGACAATGTGAAACAG GCAACAGCATTTGGGATGAAAAGTGTGGTGTACGTACCTCGAATTAAGCCTGATACCATAACTGCATTATCTGTATTATGTGAGAAAGCCAGCATG GGTTGCCTTGTTGCGCCAACTCTATCCATAGGATCTATACTTCTCCAACAGGCAGCAATATCAGCTTCCTTCCACTACAACAACGTAGAGATAGTGGAATCAAGGGCCAGTCCGAAG GATCTTCCTTCGCCAGATGCAGTCCAGATTGCCAGAAACCTCTCTAATCTTGGCCAGATCTACAACAGACAAGATATTTCAACTGACGTTCTG GCAAGGGGTCAAGTTCTAGGAGAAGATGGGGTTCGAGTACATAGCTTAGTCCTTCCAGGACTTCCTTCGAGTACAACAGTCCACTTCTCAGGCCCAGGAGAG GTATACTCTCTCAAACATGATATCACCAATGTGCAATGTCTCATGCCAGGCCTAATCTTGGCCATCAGAAAGGTTGTGCGCCTTAAG AATCTGGTGTATGGCTTGGAGAAATTTTTGTAG
- the LOC121252581 gene encoding dihydrodipicolinate reductase-like protein CRR1, chloroplastic isoform X1 yields MAALSCPFHPKVYKSSQNIKARPSISCSMQPSQSNTKVIVNGAAKEIGRAAVIAVTRARGMEVAGAVDSHLVGEDIGKVCDMEDPLEIPIINDLTMVLGSISQSKATGVVIDFTDPSTVYDNVKQATAFGMKSVVYVPRIKPDTITALSVLCEKASMGCLVAPTLSIGSILLQQAAISASFHYNNVEIVESRASPKDLPSPDAVQIARNLSNLGQIYNRQDISTDVLARGQVLGEDGVRVHSLVLPGLPSSTTVHFSGPGEVYSLKHDITNVQCLMPGLILAIRKVVRLKVTNPMPFNFLMSSSILL; encoded by the exons ATGGCGGCCTTGAGCTGCCCATTTCACCCTAAAGTCTACAAGAGTTCTCAAAATATTAAAGCTAGACCTTCCATCTCTTGCTCAATGCAGCCTTCTCAAAGTAATACCAAG GTTATTGTGAATGGAGCAGCAAAAGAAATAGGAAGGGCAGCAGTAATTGCAGTGACCAGAGCTAGAGGAATGGAGGTGGCTGGTGCAGTGGATTCCCATCTTGTGGGAGAAGATATTGGGAAG GTATGTGACATGGAAGATCCACTAGAAATTCCCATAATAAATGACCTCACCATGGTATTGGGTTCCATATCTCAG TCAAAAGCAACAGGAGTTGTCATTGATTTCACTGACCCTTCGACTGTATATGACAATGTGAAACAG GCAACAGCATTTGGGATGAAAAGTGTGGTGTACGTACCTCGAATTAAGCCTGATACCATAACTGCATTATCTGTATTATGTGAGAAAGCCAGCATG GGTTGCCTTGTTGCGCCAACTCTATCCATAGGATCTATACTTCTCCAACAGGCAGCAATATCAGCTTCCTTCCACTACAACAACGTAGAGATAGTGGAATCAAGGGCCAGTCCGAAG GATCTTCCTTCGCCAGATGCAGTCCAGATTGCCAGAAACCTCTCTAATCTTGGCCAGATCTACAACAGACAAGATATTTCAACTGACGTTCTG GCAAGGGGTCAAGTTCTAGGAGAAGATGGGGTTCGAGTACATAGCTTAGTCCTTCCAGGACTTCCTTCGAGTACAACAGTCCACTTCTCAGGCCCAGGAGAG GTATACTCTCTCAAACATGATATCACCAATGTGCAATGTCTCATGCCAGGCCTAATCTTGGCCATCAGAAAGGTTGTGCGCCTTAAGGTAACCAATCCAAtgccatttaattttttaatgtcttCAAGCATTTTGCTTTAG
- the LOC121252815 gene encoding BAG family molecular chaperone regulator 1-like, with amino-acid sequence MMTKTTGVGRMNGVGGAADSGGAAEWEMRPGGMLVQKRDPDSDRNSVPAPTIRVKVKFGSTYHEIYISSQATFGELKKMLSGPTGLHHEDQKLIYKDRERNSKAFLDSAGVKDRSKIVLVEDPISQERRYLEMRRNAKMEKASKFISEISLEVDRLAGQVSAMESIINRGGKVAETDVLTLIELLMNQLLKLDGIMADGDAKLQRKMQVRRVQKYVETLDMLKIKNSKPTSNGGQNPMQHHQRQSNGQIRAPTHGQQPRQSDGQRLAPIHEQQQLQHEKQSKHSTTGVVVTTKWETFDSNPALVPLPSTPTPTSATHNSVQPKFNWEFFE; translated from the exons ATGATGACTAAGACCACGGGGGTGGGACGAATGAATGGTGTCGGCGGTGCTGCCGATTCAGGAGGAGCAGCCGAGTGGGAAATGAGGCCCGGAGGAATGTTAGTTCAGAAGCGAGACCCGGACTCCGATCGTAACTCGGTCCCGGCACCGACAATTAGAGTAAAGGTCAAGTTCGGGTCAACCTACCACGAAATCTATATCAGTTCTCAAGCTACCTTCG GagagttgaaaaaaatgttgTCGGGACCGACAGGGTTGCACCATGAAGATCAAAAGTTGATATacaaagatagagagagaaattcaAAGGCCTTCCTTGACAGTGCTGGGGTGAAAGACCGATCAAAGATCGTGCTAGTCGAGGACCCCATTAGTCAAGAAAGACGGTATCTTGAGATGAGACGAAATGCAAAGATGGAGAAGGCATCGAAATTCATCTCAGAAATCAGCTTGGAGGTTGATAGGCTTGCTGGCCAG GTGTCGGCTATGGAATCTATAATCAATAGAGGTGGGAAAGTCGCGGAAACAGATGTGCTTACTCTGATTGAGCTATTGATGAATCAGTTGCTTAAATTAGACGGAATTATGGCTGATGGGGATGCGAAATTGCAGAGGAAAATGCAG GTGAGAAGAGTGCAAAAGTATGTTGAAACTCTAGACATGCTGAAGATTAAAAACTCCAAGCCCACCAGCAATGGAGGTCAAAATCCAATGCAGCATCATCAGAGGCAATCAAATGGTCAAATACGAGCACCAACCCACGGGCAGCAACCAAGGCAATCCGATGGGCAAAGACTCGCACCAATTCATGAGCAGCAGCAGCTACAACATGAGAAGCAATCAAAGCATTCGACAACAGGGGTGGTTGTTACGACCAAATGGGAGACATTCGATTCGAACCCTGCTTTAGTTCCTCTCCCTTCCACACCCACACCCACCTCAGCCACTCACAACTCAGTCCAACCCAAGTTCAATTGGGAATTCTTCGAGTAA